From the genome of Gracilimonas sp., one region includes:
- a CDS encoding rhamnogalacturonan acetylesterase, with amino-acid sequence MAKLSTEKLLLSSIILTLTVVLSLMAFTPNEKPVVYLVGDSTMSDKRISSYPETGWGMPFQYYFTDEIEIENHARNGRSTRTFIEEGRWETIKETLKTGDFVLVQFGHNDEVPTKSRYTPPEQYQKFLRQYISETRDRGAHPILLTPITRRQFDENGQVKETHEQYSALMREVAETENVPLIDMDRKSQAMLTEIGKEKSTLLFLQLEPGQNPNYPDGVTDNTHFSETGARMMAELVMQGLEELDHELANYIVEGEE; translated from the coding sequence ATGGCAAAATTATCAACAGAGAAACTATTACTAAGCAGTATTATACTCACATTAACCGTGGTGTTGAGTCTTATGGCTTTCACCCCGAATGAAAAACCAGTCGTTTATCTTGTTGGAGATTCAACGATGTCTGATAAACGTATAAGCTCCTATCCGGAGACGGGATGGGGCATGCCTTTCCAGTATTATTTCACCGATGAAATTGAAATTGAAAATCATGCCAGAAATGGGCGGAGTACCCGTACGTTTATTGAAGAAGGGAGATGGGAAACCATAAAGGAAACCCTGAAAACCGGAGACTTTGTACTCGTTCAGTTTGGGCACAATGATGAAGTTCCCACCAAATCCCGATACACCCCGCCTGAACAGTATCAGAAGTTTCTTCGCCAATACATTTCTGAAACCCGGGATAGAGGTGCGCATCCGATTCTGCTTACTCCAATAACACGTCGGCAATTTGATGAAAATGGACAGGTGAAAGAAACTCATGAGCAGTATTCAGCCCTGATGAGAGAAGTGGCTGAAACCGAGAATGTTCCTCTGATTGATATGGATCGCAAAAGTCAGGCTATGTTAACCGAAATAGGCAAAGAAAAATCTACATTGCTGTTTTTGCAATTGGAACCGGGTCAAAACCCAAACTACCCGGATGGGGTGACAGATAATACCCACTTTAGTGAAACAGGTGCCCGGATGATGGCTGAGTTGGTGATGCAGGGACTGGAAGAGTTGGACCACGAACTTGCCAATTACATCGTTGAGGGCGAAGAGTAA
- a CDS encoding glycoside hydrolase 43 family protein: MIISYLGTGKSHAQQQGVSNVWVADNGDGTYTNPILHADYSDPDVIRVGEDFYMTSSSFNTSPGLPILHSKDLVNWKLINHALPKIIPEEHFRTPQHGNGVWAPSFRYHEGKFYIYWGDPDFGIYMVKTDDPRGEWEDPVLVKGGKGLIDSSPLWDDDGRAYLVHAYARSRSGINSVLVVQEMNKEGTTVKGDPVLVFDGHEGNRVVEGPKFLKRGDWYYIMAPAGGVAKGWQLALRSKNVFGPYEAKRVLQQGNTNINGPHQGGLVDLESGESWFVHFQEKQPYGRIVHLNPVRWENGWPMMGEDQNNDGVGEPVKTYQKPDVSSSNTPIVTPVESDEFNSDVLGLQWQWHGNPESTWAMTSNFGFLRLYGKPAPEGARNLWDVPNLLLQKFPAPEFTATTKMEFTPHMIEEKAGLIAMGEDYSYVAIKRAKDGFQIIQVLATGADAGEKEHVQETINVDQNEVWFRAEVQAGGLTSFSFSTDGKKFKNIGEKFQAKEGRWIGAKIGVFATQPRNGDKEDYLEYSSQHSGFADVDWFRITQLEK, translated from the coding sequence ATGATAATTAGTTATTTAGGCACTGGAAAATCACATGCTCAACAGCAGGGAGTGTCTAATGTTTGGGTGGCTGATAACGGGGATGGTACTTACACCAACCCTATTCTGCATGCTGATTACTCTGATCCTGATGTGATTCGTGTGGGGGAAGATTTTTATATGACATCCTCAAGCTTTAATACGTCTCCAGGATTACCAATTCTTCACTCTAAAGATCTTGTGAACTGGAAACTGATTAATCACGCATTACCAAAAATAATACCGGAAGAGCACTTCAGAACGCCACAGCATGGCAATGGTGTATGGGCTCCCAGCTTCAGGTACCACGAAGGCAAATTTTATATTTATTGGGGTGATCCGGATTTTGGAATTTATATGGTTAAAACCGATGATCCCAGAGGGGAATGGGAAGATCCTGTTTTGGTAAAAGGCGGAAAAGGGCTGATTGACTCTTCACCGCTCTGGGATGACGATGGCAGAGCATATCTGGTTCATGCCTATGCAAGAAGCCGTTCAGGTATTAACTCGGTGTTGGTGGTGCAGGAAATGAACAAAGAAGGCACCACGGTAAAAGGTGACCCTGTACTCGTTTTTGATGGTCACGAAGGAAATCGTGTGGTAGAAGGCCCTAAATTTCTGAAAAGAGGTGATTGGTACTACATCATGGCACCTGCCGGCGGAGTAGCTAAAGGCTGGCAACTTGCCCTGAGATCTAAAAATGTATTTGGTCCTTATGAAGCTAAACGAGTTCTTCAGCAAGGCAATACCAACATAAACGGGCCTCATCAAGGGGGGCTGGTTGATCTGGAATCTGGAGAGTCTTGGTTTGTTCACTTTCAGGAAAAGCAGCCTTATGGACGGATTGTTCATCTTAACCCGGTACGCTGGGAAAATGGCTGGCCAATGATGGGCGAAGATCAGAATAATGACGGGGTAGGAGAACCCGTTAAAACCTATCAAAAACCTGATGTTTCATCTTCAAATACACCAATTGTAACTCCGGTAGAGTCGGATGAGTTTAACAGTGATGTACTAGGACTGCAATGGCAATGGCATGGCAATCCTGAATCAACCTGGGCTATGACTTCCAACTTTGGATTTCTCAGACTCTATGGTAAACCTGCTCCTGAGGGAGCCCGAAATCTATGGGATGTACCGAATCTATTGCTGCAAAAATTCCCTGCGCCAGAATTCACTGCAACTACTAAAATGGAATTTACTCCCCATATGATTGAAGAAAAGGCTGGTTTAATTGCTATGGGTGAAGATTACAGTTATGTGGCTATAAAGAGAGCAAAAGATGGATTTCAAATAATACAGGTTTTAGCTACAGGAGCCGATGCTGGTGAAAAAGAACACGTTCAGGAAACCATTAATGTTGATCAAAATGAAGTTTGGTTCAGGGCAGAGGTACAGGCAGGTGGATTGACGTCGTTCAGTTTTAGTACAGATGGCAAGAAGTTCAAAAATATAGGGGAAAAATTTCAGGCTAAAGAAGGTCGGTGGATTGGAGCTAAAATTGGAGTTTTTGCAACACAACCCCGCAATGGTGATAAGGAAGATTATCTGGAATACAGCAGTCAGCACTCAGGCTTCGCAGATGTAGATTGGTTTAGAATTACACAATTGGAGAAATAA
- a CDS encoding glycoside hydrolase family 28 protein, translating into MKRLINLSFILLLTIGSVNCTYNNNTSKDYFAPVPVHYYAEFPFEMDEIPIPEFPDYSVNITEFGAVSDGETLNTEAISKAIDDVSNNGGGTVVIPRGIWLTGPIILKSNINLHVEKGALVKFSDNFDHYPLVETVFEGLDTWRAISPIYAKGVENIAITGEGIFDGSGGAWRPVKKFKVTEDHWEELIESGGVLSDDGRVWYPTEASKMGDPGTFNVPPNRETKEDYEEVRDFLRPVLVSIRESKNILLDGPTFQNSPAWNINPLMSENIILRNLTVRNPEYAQNGDGLDISSSKNVLVYNNSFDVGDDAICIKSGKNEDGRQRGVPTENVIIRDNSVYHAHGGFVVGSEMSGDVRNIHVADLTFMGTDVGIRFKSTRGRGGVVENIQIENIHMIDMVTEPIRFNLYYGGEMPTPNQKAEIVDKKKLQEQIPEVNEETPRFRDISIKNVYSFNSKTALWIQGLPEMSVRNVRMENMKLTASRGGMIMDAEDILMKNVDIEVNEGPVLFLNNVHSISLEDMNIGFAEDAGAGTGIRLVGPFSESVRLMGVRFTNTAEETSIGPNVGKGVLKRQEK; encoded by the coding sequence ATGAAACGATTAATCAATCTGTCGTTCATTCTATTGCTTACTATTGGCTCTGTTAATTGTACCTATAATAACAACACAAGCAAAGATTACTTTGCTCCCGTCCCAGTTCATTACTATGCCGAATTTCCGTTTGAAATGGATGAAATTCCCATTCCTGAATTTCCTGACTACTCCGTAAATATCACGGAATTTGGGGCCGTTTCGGATGGAGAAACACTAAACACAGAAGCCATTTCTAAGGCTATTGATGATGTTAGTAATAATGGCGGAGGTACGGTTGTGATTCCAAGAGGAATCTGGCTTACCGGGCCAATCATTCTGAAGAGCAATATTAACCTTCATGTTGAAAAAGGGGCTCTCGTAAAGTTCAGTGATAATTTTGATCACTACCCGCTGGTTGAAACGGTGTTTGAAGGCTTGGATACATGGAGAGCGATTTCTCCGATCTATGCCAAAGGCGTTGAAAACATCGCGATAACCGGGGAAGGTATTTTTGATGGGTCTGGCGGAGCCTGGCGCCCAGTTAAGAAATTCAAGGTTACAGAAGACCATTGGGAAGAACTGATTGAATCGGGCGGTGTTTTATCGGATGACGGTCGGGTTTGGTATCCAACTGAAGCTTCAAAAATGGGAGATCCCGGTACGTTTAATGTTCCTCCAAACAGGGAGACCAAAGAGGATTATGAAGAAGTAAGAGATTTTCTTCGGCCTGTTTTAGTAAGTATTCGGGAAAGTAAGAATATCCTTCTGGATGGTCCTACATTTCAGAATTCGCCCGCATGGAATATCAATCCACTGATGAGCGAGAATATTATTCTCAGAAATCTGACGGTACGAAATCCCGAGTATGCCCAAAATGGAGATGGTCTCGACATTTCATCCAGTAAAAATGTACTTGTTTATAATAACAGCTTCGATGTGGGCGATGATGCTATATGTATTAAGTCAGGTAAAAATGAAGACGGCCGGCAACGTGGTGTTCCAACAGAAAACGTGATTATAAGAGATAACAGCGTATATCATGCGCATGGGGGATTTGTTGTAGGCAGTGAAATGTCGGGTGATGTCAGAAACATTCATGTAGCCGACCTTACTTTTATGGGAACAGATGTAGGTATTCGTTTTAAAAGCACGCGTGGAAGAGGCGGAGTGGTAGAGAATATACAGATTGAAAATATTCACATGATAGATATGGTAACGGAACCCATTCGCTTTAACCTTTATTACGGTGGAGAAATGCCTACTCCCAACCAAAAGGCTGAAATAGTAGACAAGAAGAAGCTGCAGGAACAAATTCCTGAAGTCAATGAAGAAACGCCCCGATTCCGGGACATCAGTATTAAAAATGTATACTCTTTTAATTCAAAAACGGCTCTTTGGATTCAGGGACTTCCAGAGATGAGTGTCCGGAATGTTCGCATGGAGAATATGAAGCTGACTGCCAGCCGTGGAGGTATGATCATGGATGCTGAAGATATTTTAATGAAAAACGTAGACATAGAAGTGAATGAAGGTCCGGTTTTGTTTTTGAACAACGTGCATAGTATCTCACTGGAGGATATGAATATAGGATTTGCCGAAGACGCCGGGGCTG
- a CDS encoding pectate lyase, with the protein MKLVEINKLMTVLLIGMLTGITVSVSAQTLAFPGAEGYGKYTTGGRGGEVIYVTNLNDSGPGSLRSAVEKKGPRIIVFSTSGNIHLKSPVIIGSGDLTIAGQSAPGQGITIRDYPVELDADNIIIRYMRFRLGDIHKVQGDALSGLGTENVIVDHCSMSWGIDEVSSFYRNNNFTLQWSIISESLKNSFHEKGAHGYGGIWGGNRATFHHNLIAHHSSRNPRLADSDPYDSPTNRKLDYYNNVIYNWEFNSMYGGEKGEQNIVNNYYKAGPGTDDDVSNRIVNPSEPYGKFYVKGNFVYNHPGVSEKNWNGGVQTRYPEQTKAQSSFGFNPKNLETAEQAFSSVLEHVGASFYRDEIDSRIIEETRKGTATFKGSKSGLPGIIDSQKDVGGWPELKAKEAPLDTDLDGMPDSWEVENNLNPDDPSDSNLYTLHKGYTNVEMYLNGLVE; encoded by the coding sequence ATGAAGCTAGTCGAAATAAATAAACTTATGACTGTTCTGCTCATTGGAATGTTGACGGGTATAACAGTTTCGGTTTCGGCTCAGACTCTGGCATTTCCGGGAGCCGAAGGGTATGGTAAATATACTACCGGTGGCCGGGGAGGAGAGGTTATCTATGTCACCAACTTAAACGACAGCGGTCCCGGAAGTCTTCGTTCTGCTGTAGAAAAAAAAGGTCCCAGAATCATTGTTTTTTCAACTTCCGGCAACATTCATTTAAAGTCTCCGGTAATCATTGGTTCCGGAGATCTGACCATTGCAGGTCAATCTGCACCGGGGCAGGGAATCACTATTCGGGATTATCCGGTAGAGTTGGATGCAGATAATATCATTATAAGGTATATGCGGTTTCGCTTGGGAGATATTCACAAAGTACAGGGTGATGCCTTAAGCGGGTTGGGAACTGAAAATGTAATTGTAGACCACTGTTCAATGAGTTGGGGGATAGATGAAGTGTCTTCATTCTACAGAAATAACAATTTCACATTACAATGGAGTATTATTTCTGAATCCCTAAAGAATTCATTTCATGAAAAAGGGGCTCATGGTTACGGCGGAATTTGGGGAGGGAACCGGGCAACATTTCATCATAACCTTATAGCCCATCATAGCAGCCGAAATCCAAGGTTGGCTGATTCAGATCCTTATGATAGTCCTACCAACCGAAAGCTGGATTACTACAACAATGTGATATACAACTGGGAATTCAACAGTATGTATGGTGGTGAAAAGGGAGAGCAAAATATTGTTAATAATTACTACAAGGCCGGCCCGGGAACTGATGATGATGTATCAAACCGTATTGTAAATCCCTCTGAGCCGTATGGAAAGTTTTATGTGAAAGGGAATTTCGTTTATAATCATCCGGGTGTATCTGAAAAGAACTGGAATGGAGGTGTTCAAACCCGGTATCCGGAACAAACCAAAGCCCAATCATCTTTTGGCTTTAATCCGAAAAATCTGGAGACCGCTGAACAAGCTTTTTCTTCTGTTTTGGAGCATGTTGGAGCAAGCTTTTACCGGGATGAAATTGACAGCAGAATCATAGAAGAAACACGAAAAGGAACGGCAACCTTTAAAGGGTCAAAGTCTGGTTTACCGGGTATTATAGATTCACAAAAAGATGTTGGGGGCTGGCCAGAACTGAAAGCAAAAGAGGCTCCCCTTGATACCGATCTGGATGGCATGCCAGATAGCTGGGAGGTCGAAAATAATTTGAACCCTGATGACCCTTCAGACTCGAATTTATATACCCTTCACAAGGGCTATACAAATGTTGAAATGTACCTAAATGGATTGGTTGAATAG
- a CDS encoding glycoside hydrolase family 88 protein: MALSIMERNPDPVYMDFRDEPKWEYTFGLVLKSIEKVHKATGEQKYLDYIDAYYDFMIEEDGTINKYDVTNFNIDRIAPGRALFHLYDETGKEKYKNAIEQLRYHLNYQPRNHLGGFWHKHRYPWQMWLDGAYMGSPFYAEYGQRNDEYENFDDVALQVKLMFEYMRDPETGLLYHGWDQSKTQKWADPETGLSPNFWGRAMGWYVMAIVDVLDYFPEDHPQHDDLVLILDEVVQALVNYQDEESDVWYQVVDQGKREGNYLEASASIMFTYAIKKGANQGYLDESYHQVAGRAFEGILNEFIEVDENGLVNINHVCAVAGLGGDPYRSGSYEYYVNEKIQVNDTKATGPFIKLSLEMDR, from the coding sequence GGAGCGTAATCCTGATCCTGTATATATGGATTTTCGGGATGAACCGAAGTGGGAATATACTTTTGGATTGGTATTGAAGTCGATCGAAAAGGTACACAAAGCAACTGGAGAGCAGAAATACCTCGATTACATTGATGCTTACTATGACTTCATGATTGAAGAAGATGGAACCATCAATAAATATGATGTTACCAATTTCAACATTGACCGCATTGCTCCCGGGAGAGCTCTATTCCATTTATATGATGAAACCGGGAAGGAAAAATATAAAAATGCCATTGAGCAGCTTCGTTACCATTTAAATTATCAGCCTAGAAATCATCTGGGTGGATTTTGGCATAAGCACAGGTATCCATGGCAAATGTGGCTGGATGGGGCTTATATGGGTTCTCCTTTCTATGCTGAGTATGGTCAGCGCAATGATGAATATGAGAATTTTGATGATGTAGCTCTTCAGGTAAAACTAATGTTTGAATATATGAGAGACCCTGAAACAGGCCTTCTTTACCATGGCTGGGATCAAAGTAAAACTCAAAAGTGGGCAGATCCTGAAACCGGGCTTTCACCTAATTTTTGGGGAAGGGCAATGGGTTGGTATGTAATGGCCATTGTTGATGTGTTGGATTATTTCCCGGAAGATCACCCGCAACATGATGATTTAGTACTCATCCTTGATGAGGTGGTTCAGGCGTTGGTTAATTATCAGGATGAGGAATCTGATGTCTGGTATCAGGTTGTGGATCAGGGGAAGCGTGAAGGAAATTATCTGGAAGCTTCAGCCTCAATCATGTTTACTTATGCGATCAAGAAAGGAGCTAACCAGGGATACCTTGACGAGTCTTATCACCAGGTAGCCGGGCGTGCTTTTGAGGGGATTTTAAATGAATTCATTGAAGTGGATGAAAACGGCCTGGTCAATATCAATCATGTTTGTGCAGTAGCTGGTTTAGGGGGCGATCCCTACCGTTCAGGGTCTTATGAATATTATGTTAATGAGAAAATTCAGGTTAATGATACCAAAGCTACCGGCCCGTTTATTAAACTAAGCCTGGAGATGGATAGGTAA